The Pyxidicoccus sp. MSG2 DNA segment CACCACCGCGGCCAGCCCCGCGGACTGCTCCAGCACCCTCGGCTTCATGGTGGCGATGAGCACGTCGTTGTAGCCGAAGTGGCGCACCCAGCGCAGCGTGCCGTCCCGCAGTTGCAGGAAGGCGCCCCGCTGGGCCTGCGTGGACTGGAGTCCCTCGTGGATGATGACCTCCGCCATCTCCTCCTCCGACGCGGCCCGCGACAGCGCGGCGGTGATGCCCTGCAGCCGCTCGGTGCGCGCCTGGGCCTCCTTCGACTCCCGGAACAGGAGGGCATTGTCCAGGCAGAGGCTCGCGCGGCGGGCGAGCTCGCGCGCCAGCTCCAGGTCCCTGGGCCCGTAGCGCCGGGGGCCCGACTCGATGGTGAGCGAGAAGGCCCCCAGCACCCGGCCTCGCGCCTGGAGGGGCACGCTGAGGCTGGAGCGAAGGCCGAGCTTCCGGCTCAGGGCCAGGTGCTCCTCGCCGCGCGCGAGCGCCGGCAGGGCCTCGTCCGGAATCTCCGGGAGGCACAGGGGCTCGCCCGTCCGCAGCACCTCGGCGATGCCGCCGTGGGCGCTCACGTCGATGGGCCAGCGGCGGGCAACCTCGAAGGCCAGCGCCACCTTCTCCGGGTCCTTGTGCACCACCACCCGCCGCTCCACGGTGCCCCGCTCCGTGAGCATGTCCACCGCGCACCAGTCCGCGAGCCGCGGCACCGCGAGCTCCGCGAGGCGCTGGAGCACCGTCCCCTCGTCCAGCGAGGACGCCAGCACCTCGCCGGCCCGCGCGAGGAGGGCGAAGCGGTCCTCGGACTCCTTGCGCTCGGTCAGGTCCTGGAAGCTCGCGGCCCGGTAGGTGACGTGGCCGTGCTCGTCCTTCAGCGCCACCCCGTCCACGAGGATGGGGACGCGGCTGCCGTCCCTGCGGACGTGGACGTTCTCGTAGGTATGGTGGCCCTGCTCGAGGGTCCGCTCCAGCTCGGCGCGATAGCTGGCGAAGGAGTCGGGGGCGACAATCTCCTGGACGTGCACTCCGAGCAGCTGCTCGGGGCCGTCGTACCCGTGCATGCGGGCGAAGGCGGGGTTGGCCGCGTTGATGCGCCAGGTCTCCGGGTCCGTGCTCGCGATGCCCCAGCCCGCGTGGTGGAAGAGCTGGTCCCACCGCGCCAGTTGCTCCGAGTTGCGCTTCAAGTCCCTCGCGAGCGACTCGGCGCGGTGGCGGGCACGCACCTGCTCCGTCACGTCCACGGAGAACGTGATGAGGCCGTCCACCTTCCCCCGGGCGTCCCACGTGGGTTGATAGGTGAGGTTGAAGAAGGACTCCTCCAGCTCGCCGGTGCCATGGCGGTCCAGCAGCACCGTGAACTCCGTGCCCACGAAGGGCTCCCCCGACTCCAGCACGCGGCGCAGCGCCGACATCACCGTGGGCTGCGAGAGGACCTCCGGCGCCACTTCCGAGAGGGGGCTGCCGAGCGGAACGCGGCGGCCGATGAGCTTCTCGTAGAGGGGGTTGGCGAACTCGAAGACGAAGTCGGGGCCCCGGGTGATGGCGATGGCCGCCGACGACTGCTGCATGAAGATGCGGTGCAGGTGCTCCTGGTGGGAGCGCTCCAGCAGCTCTCGCTCCCGGGCCTGGAACAGCACCGCCTGCCGCCGGATGTCCTGGCGGGCACGATACAGCTCGATGAAGACAGCCACCTTCGCGCAGAGCACCTGGGGCACGAAGGGCTTGGTGAGGAAGTCCACCGCGCCGGAGCCGTAGGCCGCGAGCACCTCCTGCTGCGTCCACGTGTGTGCGGTGATGAAGATGATGGGCACCTCGCGGGAGCGCTCGCGCTGCTTGATGAGCGCGGCCGTCTCCAGGCCGCTCAGCCCCTCCATCTGCACGTCCAGGAGGATGACGGCGTAGTCCTCCCGCATCAGGTGGCGCAGCGCCTCGCGGCCCGAAGCGGCCTTGTGCAGCCGAACCTGCAATGGGGCGAGGACGACCTCCAGCGCCAGGAGGTTGGCCGGGTTGTCGTCCACCAGGAGGACCGCGGGGGGCGCGACGTCGGGCCCCTCCCCCGCGGGGCCCGGCTCCTCGGCCTCCGCCGTCTCCCGTTCAGGCGCTGGAGGCAGCAGGGGTGAACGGGGAGCAGAGGACATGACTCCTCCGACTTAACGGTTGGCGCGTCCGAGAACAATCCGTGGTTTCCCAGGGCGGACCGTCACCGGCGCGGAGGTCTGCGCCCCGGCCTCGGGCATGCGTCCTCCGAGCAACACGAGCAACGTCGACAACCCGAACAACGCACGGACGTGGAGCATGGTGAGAGCCAAATTCCTCACTCCCACTGTCCTGCCAACCCCGTGGGCCGAGCGCTCTGTGCACCAGTGACAACATGCGTCCAGGGAGGCCGGCGCGTGGCGCGAAGCGTCAGGCACGGTGGGCCGGCGCCACCGCGCGCAAGTGCTTGACGTGATGTGCGGGGAGGACTCGGATGCGCGCCCATATGACTGAGCTGCTCACCCGCGCCGAAGCCTCGAAGTACACGCAGACCTCGCGTCACTCGGATGTGCTCGCCTTCGTGGACGAGCTGTGCCGCCGCACGAAGCTCGCGCGGCGCGTGGACTTCGGGAAGAGCGGCGAGGGACAGCCCCTGGTGTCACTCATCGTGAGCGACCGCAACTGCTTCACGCCCGAGCTGGCGCGCAAGCAGAAGAAGGTCATCGTGCTGGTGGAGGCCAACATCCACGCGGGTGAAGTGGAGGGCAAGGAGGCGCTGCTCGCCCTCGCCCGGGACCTCACGCTCACGAAGCTGGGCAAGAAGCTGCTGGACCGGCTGTGCCTCGTGCTCGTTCCGAACTTCAACCCGGATGGCAATGACCGCATCAGCCCCAACAACCGCAAGCTCAACCTGAAGGACCTCGAGGGACAGGTGAACCCCGAGGGCGGCGTGGGCATGCGCTACACGGGCGAGGGCTGGAACCTCAACCGCGACAGCATGAAGCAGGAGGCGCCGGAGACTCGCGCGCTCGCGGCGTTCCACCAGACGTGGTGGCCGCACGTGTTCATCGACTGCCACACCACCGACGGCAGCATCCACGCCTGCGACCTCACCTTCGACACCTCGCACTCCAACGAGCCGCTCTTCACGGAGCTGCGCGAGTTCAACCGCGGCATGCTGGAGCGCGTGGCGAAGGCGGTGAAGAAGGGCCACGACTTCGACAGCTACTGGTACGGCAACTACAAGGTGGAGGGCGACCCGAAGTCGGGCTGGCACACGTACCCGGCGCTGCCCCGCTTCGGCAGCCACTACCGGGGCCTGCTGGGCCGCATCGACGTGCTGCTGGAGACATACAGCTACATCGACTTCCCGCGCCGCTGCGCGGTGGCGCGGGCGTGGCTGCTGGAGTTGCTGCGTGACGCCGCGAAGCACGCCACCGCCTACCGCGCCATCACCGCCGCCGAGGAGGAGCGCATCGTCGCGCGCGGCGAGTCGCCAGACCCGCAGGCGCTCGTGGGCATCAACTACGGCGTCGCCACGCGTGACGACCAGGGCGCGCTCGTCTTCGAGTACCCCGCCCACGCGAAGCCCGGCGACGTGGCCCCCGTCCTCGCCTACGACGAGGCGAGCATCGCCGCGCGCCGCTACCCGGGAAAGAAGAAGAAGACCTACCGCATCCCCCACCACCGGACGTTCATCCCCACGCAGGCGGTGAGCACCCCGACGGCGTACCTGGTCCCGGCGGAGCTGGCCGCGCGCCTGGAGGGACACGGCATCCGCTTCGAGCGCCTGTCCGAGGCGAAGCGCTTCACGGTGGACAGCTACCGCATCGCCCGGCGCGAGGAGACCTTCAGCCCCGACGTGGCGGCGAACGTGCCTCCGCCCGGCGAGGCGGAGGTGCCCCTCAGCCAGAAGCCCAAGCCCGTGCGCTTCGAGACCGTGCTCACCGTGGCCCCCGAGCGCGGCACGCGCGAGTTCCCCGCGGGGACACTGCACGTGCCCACCGCGCAGCGCACCGGCACGCTCGCGGTGTACCTGCTGGAGCCGCACTCCGATGACGGCCTGTGCCGCTGGCAGTTCCTCGACGGAATGCTCACCACCGGAGAGCTGTACCCCATCCACCGCGTGGTGGAGTCCGCCGCCGCGCCGAAGAAGGCGGAGTGACGGCGTCGGGCCCTCACCTTCGAGGGCCCGGCGCCCAGCGCGCGGTGGAGGCCGCCACCGCGCCGACTCAGGTGAGCAGCCGCACCGGCGCGCCAGCGTGCCAGGCGAGGATGTCCTCCAGCGCGTCGCGGTAGAAGACGGCGTAGTTCTCCCGCGTCACGTAGCCCAGGTGCGGCGTCAGCACGACGTTGGACAGCGCGAGCAGTGGGTGGCCCGCCGGCAGCGGCTCCACCGAGAAGACATCCAGCCCGGCCCCGGCGATGCGCTGCTGCCCCAGCACGGACAGCAGCGCCGCATCGTCCACCAGCCCCGCGCGAGCGGTGTTGATGAACCAGGCCGTGCGCTTCATGGCGCCCAGCTCCGTCGCCCCCACCACGCCTCGCGTCCGCTCCCCGAGGACGAGGTGCAGGCTGACGACGTCGGCCGTGGAGAACAATTCCTGCTTCTCCACGCGCCTCGCGCCCACCTCCGCCGCGCGCGCGTCGGTGAGATTCTGACTCCAGGCCACCACCTCCATGCCGAAGGCCGCACCCACCCTCGCCATCTGTCCGCCGAGCTTCCCCAGCCCGAGCAGTCCCAGTCGCTTTCCAGCCAGGCCTTCCGTGAGCCCGGTCTGCCAGGTGCCGGCGCGCAGTGCGCGGTCCTCCGTGGGGATGCGCTTCACCAGCGCGAGGATGAGCCCCCAGGCCAGCTCCGCCGTCGGCGCGCCCACGTTGCCCGTGCCGCACACGGGGATGCCGCGCGCCCGGCACGCCTCCAAGTCGATGGCCGCGTTGCGCCCACCCGTGGTGACAAGCAGCCGCAGCTTCGGCAGCCGCTCGAGGAGCGCGGCGGGGAACGGCGTGCGCTCGCGCATGAGGACGATGACGTCGAAGGGCTGGAGCGCCGCCACCAACGCCTCGGGGTCCGCGAGGTGCCGCTCGAAGACGTGGAGCCCACTTCCCGCCGGTAGCCGCGCCCAATCCGCGAGGCCCAGGGCCACGCCCTGGTAGTCATCCAGGATGGCGATGTTCATTGGCATACCCCTCGCCTACCCCACCCACCGGCCCGGCGCATAGGCGAACCCTGCTGTCTGGAGTATCGTGTTTTGCGGTCTCCACATGGAACGCTCCATGCGCCCATCGCGGTCCACTCCCATCGCGCCCAAGCTGCTCCAGGAACACCTGCGGCAGGGCGCGGCCTCGCGAGAGGCGACGCTGGCCCGGTTCATCAGCCGGGTGGCCGCCGCGTGTGTCCTGTCCACGTTGGGCTTCGGGCTGCTCCTGGGCTGGCGCCATGCCACGACGCTCGCGGCCGTCGTCGCGGGCTTCGCCGCCTATTACGCGTGGGTCCACCGCCGGTTGCGGAAGACGGAGCCGTCGGCCGCGCTCCTGTGGCTCAACGTCGCCATCGAGAACTCGCTGGTCGGCATCTTGTTCCTGGTGGACATCGCCTTCGCGGGCCCGGACATGGCGCTGTCCAGTCCCAACCTCGTCATCGCCTCGGCCGCCATCATGGCGTCGGCCCTCCGCTCGGACGCGCGCTTTCCTCTCTTCGCGGCGGGGCTCACCGCCGCGGAGCTGGTGCTGCTCTACGTCTTCGTCGCGTACCCGCTCCTGCCCACGCCGATACCGCTGATGCTGTCGCCCCCCATGATCCTGCTGCGGGCCATCTACATCGTGGTGGTGGGCTGGCTCGCCTGGCTCTTCGCCGCCCAGTTCCGGGCCATGGCCGAGGAGGCGCTGCGCGCCATCCGCCAGCAGGAATTGCTGGGCCGCTACTTCCTCCACGAGCGCCTGGGCGCCGGAGGCATGGCGGAGGTCTTCCGGGCGACGTACAGCCCCGAGGGCGGCATCGAGAAGACGGTGGCCGTGAAGCGCATCCTCCCGGCCTATGCGGAGGACCCGCAGTTCATCGCCCTGTTCCGCCGGGAGGCCGAGCTGGGCTCCCTCCTCCAGCACCCCAACATCGTCCAGGTGCTGGACGTGGGCCGCCTGGACAACACGCACTTCATCGCCATGGAGCACGTGGATGGGCTGTCGCTGCGCCAGCTCATCAAGCAATACGGGCCGCTCCCCGTGGCCGCCGTCATGTACCTGGGCTCGGAGCTGGCGTCGGCGCTCGACTACGTGCACCGGCGCACCTCGCGCGAGGGCCTGCCGCTCAACCTCGTCCACCGCGACATCAACCCGCCCAACGTCCTGCTGTCCCGCATCGGCGACGTGAAGCTCAGCGACTTCGGCATCGCCCGGGCCGTCACCCACGCGCCCGTCACCCGCCTGGGCCACGTGCGCGGGAAGACGGACTACATGGCGCCCGAGCAGCTCTCGGGCGAAGCGCTCGACGGACGCGTGGACCTGTTCGCGCTGGGACTGACGCTGCATGAGGCCCTGACGGGGCGCCGCACCCTGCGGGGCACGGAGCACGTGACGCGAACCGCGCTCATGGAGGCGGTGAGGAGCCTGCCGCCTCCCTCCAAGATGCGCCGGGAGGTCCCCCCGGAGGTGGATGCCGTCGTCATGGCGCTGCTCCAGGCCCTCCCGGAGGACCGCCCCCAGCGCGGCAGCCACGTGGAAGACCTGCTCCGCGCGCTGCCCGCGCCCGTGGCACCCTACCCCCAGGGACAGACCGCGCTGGCCCACGCCATCCGCGACGTGCTGGCGCGCAGACCCGACGACGCGCCCACGCCCGCCATGCCCCTCCCCGTGGAGGACGCCGACGCGGAGACACAGGAGTCGGACGCCACCGCGAAGACCCGCCCGAGCCGGCGCCATGGCACCTGAGCGCGGCGGGGTCTCTCACAGGCTGCCGACCATCCAGGCGCTCCCCAGGACGATGGAGAGGGCGGACGCCAGCTTCGGCACCCGCGCGCTCACCGCCGCGGAGAACCGGCGCTTCAGCGAGAAGCTGGCGATGCCGGCCGTGAGCCCCGCCATGGCCACGGTGCTGCCGACGGAGAAGCCTCCCAGGTAGAGCACCTGGTCCGCGCGCGAGCCGGACACCGCCGCGGGCAGGATGAGCAGCAGCGCCGCCGCGCCCGTGAGGCCGTGCACCAGTCCCACCGTGAGCACGTTGCGCGTCTCGGCCCCGGAAGGCCCGGTGAGCGCGCGCCGCTTCAGGCCCCAGAGGCCCATGCCCATCAGGGCGAGGGCGGCCACCCGCTCGGCCCAGCGCTCGACCCCTTGCAGGTGCACCGTGGAGAGGACCAGGAGCAGCACCGCCGACGCGGCGAGCGTCCCCAGCCCATGGCCGATGCCCCAGAGCAGGCCGACCCGCCACGCCCCCTGGCGCCGTCCCACCGACAGCGGCGCGAGGCTGAGCAGATGGTCCGGCCCCGAGAGCGCGTGGAGTGCACCTGAACCCAGACCTGCCAGCGCCATGACCATCGGGACGGCTCCTTTCCCACCGGGGAACAGGGAAAGGATGCGGCCCGGGGCTGATATCCGCCAAGACATCGTTTGGATGGTCTTGATAGTGCCGGCCTATCAGCCAACCGGGAGCCCCCGGGGCCCGGCGGGAATGGAGCGCCCTACCCGCCCGTCGCGGGCCGCATCGCCAGCTCCACCGGGGCCACCTCGCGCCACCACGGCGTCGCCAGCTCCACGTGGGCGGGCTCGACGGCGGAGCCCAGGCGCGGCGTGAAGAGGCGCACCTGCTGCTCGGACGCGAGGCGCAGCAGCGTCTCCGCCGGCTCGTCCCAGGCGTGCAGCGCCAGGTTGAAGGTGCCCCAGTGCACCGGCATCAGCGTGCCGCCGCCGAGCATGGCGTGCGCCTTGAGCGCGTTCTCCGGGCCCAGGTGGATGCCGCCCCAGCTCGGGTGGAAGGCGCCCACCTCCAGCATCACCAGGTCGAAGGGGCCGTGACGGCGGCCAATCTCCTCGAACTCCGACGTCAGCCCGGTGTCGCCGCTGAAGAAGACGCGGTGCTTGTCGGTGGTCAGCACCCAGGAAGCCCAGAGCGTCGTGTTCCTGTCTCCCAGGCCACGGCCGGAGAAGTGCTGCGAAGGGGCGGCGGTGAAGCCCACCGGGCCCACGCGAGTCTCCTCCCACCAGTCCAGCTCGGTGATGAGCTCCGGGGCCACGCCGTACGCCTCCAGGCGCGCGCCCACGCCCAGCGCGGTGACGAAGGGCACGCGCAGCTTCGCCAGCGCGGTGATGGTGGCGCGGCACAGGTGGTCGTAGTGGTCGTGCGACACCAGCACCGCGTCCAGCTTCGGCAGGGCCTCCAGCGGCACCGGCGCGGGGTGGAAGCGCCTGGGCCCGGCGAAGGACATGGGCGAGGCGCGCTCGCCCCAGACGGGGTCCGTCAGGATGCGCGCGCCGTCCAGTTCCAGGAGCATGGTGCTGTGGCCCAGCCACGTCACCCGGAAGCCGCTGTCCGGCTTGCGCGTCCATGCGTCCAGCGGGCTCTCCAGTGGCAGGGGCGCGGGGGGCGTGCGCTGGGCGCCGCCGAAGAAGTACTCGCCGAGCAGCGGCAGCGGGTTGCCCTGGAGGCCCGCGCCCACGGGCGCGGTGTTGCGGAAGAGGCCATCCGCGAACTGCCGGGAGGCACGCGCCCGCTCGAGTCGGAGTCCTGAGAGAGACATGACGCGTGTCTAACGGCTCGCGCGGTGCCTGGCTAGACGGCCTGTGTAAAGAAGTGTGTTACCGGCTGTCCTTGCGCTTCTGCTGGCGGGCCTGCTCCGCCCGCAGCGCGCCCCCAATCCGCCTCCCCGCCACCTTCGTCATCTTCGAGACCGGGTTGCCCCGCCGCTTCGGCCAGGGCGGCTGCCAGCTCGACGTCGACGGCCTGCCGGGGAAGCTCTTGTTCTTCATGGGCTGGCTCCTCATGGGGTGGCGCTCACACCCACCCGCATCATGTGCATGTAGGGACATGCCCGAAGCCCGGCGGCCGGCCCGCCGTGCGCCCGCGAGCCTTCACGGTGCACGGCGGACCTGGAGCCCTGCGTCAGTCCAGTTTCACGTGCTGCGCCAGCCGCTCATTCGGCGTCAGCTCGCGGTTGGCCACCTCCAGGTCGAAGTCGAAGGTGACATGCTCAATCCGCCCCGTGAAGGCGAAGGGCATGAGGTGCCGGTAGGCCGGGCTGACGGGGGCGCGGTTGTCCATGCCGACATCCAGGCACTCGACGCTGAAGCGCCCGCGGCACTGCCTGGGGATGCGGACCTGCCCCACGTCCTCACCGTTGATGAACAGCCGCACCGTCGCGGGTCCCCCCAGGATGTCCGTCTCGTTGAGGAACACCGCCCGCAGCTCCACGCGGCCCGCCGGCACCTCGATGGACGAGACGGCCTCGTGCCGCTCCACGTCGAAGAAGTTGTAGTGGTACACGAGCCGACGGTCCTTCACGTACAGCGACCAGCCGCCCACGTCTCCGCCCTCGCAGACCAGCACGCCCTCCGCGCCACCCTCCGGAATCTCCGCCCCCACGGTGATGGTGTGCGTCACGTTGTTCAGCTTGGGCGCGCTGCCCTCCGGGAGGAACGTCATGCCCGGGTAGAACGTCACGCGCTTGCGCCCGTAGAACCAGCTCGGCCGGAGCGTGACGTCCGCGCGCTCGATGAACCGGTCATCGAGGGGCAGGACGTTGTACTTCGCCGCCTCCACCATGAAGAGGTCCTGGAGCTCGCGGAGCTTGTCCGGGTGCTGGTCCGCCAGGTCCTCCGCCTGGCTGAAGTCGTTGCGGACGTCGTACAGCTCCCAGCGGTCCTCGGAGAAGTCCTTCGAGCCGACGTTCTCCCAGGGCAGCCGCCCATGGCGGCACGAGGCCATCCAGCCATCGTGGTACAGCGCCCGGTTGCCGAACATCTCGAAGTACTGGGTGACGCGGGGGCTCGGCGCGTCCGTGGCCTCCGGCGCGAAGGTGTACGCCAGGCTCACGCCTTCAATGGGCTTCTGGGGCACGCCCTTCACCTGGGTGGGCTCGCTGATGCCCACCACCTCCAGGACGGTGGGCAGGATGTCGATGGCGTGGTGGAACTGGAAGCGCGTGCCTCCCGCGTCCGAAATCTCCTTCGGCCACGAGACAATCATCGGGTTGCGCGTACCTCCGAAGTGCGAGGCCACCTGCTTGGTCCACTGGAACGGCGTGTCCCCCGCCCAGGCCCAGCCGACGGGGTAGTGCGGCGACGTCCCGGGCAGCCCGATGTCGTCGATGCGGGAGAGGCTCTGTTCGGGGTCGGGCTGGTAGCCGCCCAGGGTCAGCATCTCGTTGATGGTGCCCGTCAGCGTGCCCTCCGCGCTCGAGCCGTTGTCCCCGATGATGTAGAGGACGAGGGTGTTCTCCAACTGGCCCAGGTCATCCAGCGCCTGGACGACCCGGCCCACCTCGTGGTCCGCGTGGGAGAGGAAGTCCGCGTAGTTCTCCATCATCCGCGTGAAGAGCCGCTGCGGGTCCGCGTCGAACGAGTCCCACGCGGGAATCTCCGCCGGGCGCTCGGTGAGCTTCGTACCCGGGGGGATGACGCCCAGCTCGAGCTGCCGCTGGTGCACCTCGCGGCGGTACGCATCCCAGCCCATGTCGAACTTCCCCTGGTGGCGGCCCCGCCAGTCGAGCGGCGGCTGGTGCGGCGCATGGGCGGCGCCGGGCGCGAAGTAGAGGAACAGCGGACGCTGGGGCGCAATCGACTTCTGCTGGCGCATCCAGGAGATGCAGTCGTCGGCCAGGTCGCGCGTGAGGTGGTAGCCCTCCTCTGCCGTGCGGTCCGCCTCCACGGGCTCGGTGCCCCGGTAGAGCGCCGGGTAGAACTGGTCCGTCTCGCCACCGATGAAGCCGTAGAAGTAGTCGAACCCCCGCTGCGTGGGCCAGTTGTCGAAGGGGCCGGCCGCACTCGTCTGGTTGTCGGGGACGTTGTGGTTCTTCCCCCACCAGCCGCAGCCATAGCCATTCTCGTGCAGCAATTCGGCGATGGTGGCGGTGCTCTTCGGGATGATGCCGGTGTAGCCGGGGAAGCCCGTGGCCAGCTCGCCGATGTTGCCCGAGGAGGCGCTGTGGTGGTTGCGGCCCGTGAGCAGCGCCGCGCGAGTAGGCGAACACAGCGCCGTGGTGTGGAACTGGCAGTACTTGAGACCGCCCCGCGCCAGGCGCTCGGCGACGGGCATCTCCACCCGCCCGCCGAAGGCGCTCGACCAGCCGTAGCCCACGTCGTCCAAAAGGACGACGAGCACGTTGGGCGCGCCCTCCGGAGCCTCGGGCGGCATGGGGAAGTCCGCCTTCGAGTCCTTGTAGGTCAGGCCGATGCGGACGTTGGGAAAACGGTACTCCGGGCGCGGGTAGACGTTGCGGTCAATCTTCCTGGGGAACCGGGGCTTCCTGGCCATCTCACGAACCTCGCGGTGCCCGCCGCGGGGAATGCGGCTGGCGGGCATGAAGGAAGAGATGGGCGTCAGTCCCGTGCCTCACAAGGCGGGCGGTGGCAACGGGCTGGCTGTTGCCACCCCGTTTCCCCCGCCCCCCGGGGAGGGGCGTTCAGCCCTTCGTGGGCGTCGCCAGGCGCGTGGCCTTGAGAATCCTCACCGGCGGCGTGAGCTTCTGCTCGGTGCGCGGCGACTTCTGGATGGCGCGCACCACGTCCATGCCCTTCACCACCCTTCCGAACGCGGCGAAGCCCTGCCCGTCCGGGTTGCGCTTGCCACCGAAGTCCAGCTCCGGCTGGTCACCGAGACAGATGAAGAAGTCCGACGTCGCGGTGTCCGGCGTGTCACGCGCCATGGAGAGGGCGCCGTCCACGTGCTTCAGGCCGGTGTCCTTCGTGCGCTCCAGTGGAATGGGCGCCTTGTCCTCGGACTGGCGCGCGGGGTTGATGCCGGCCTGGATGACTTCAATCTTCACCGGGCTGTTCGGCTGGTTGTCCGGCGTCACCGTGCGGTGGAACACGCCGCCCTCGTAGAGGCCCGCGTCCAGGTACATGAGGAAGTTGCGCACCGTCTTCGGCGCGCGGGCCTCGTCGAGCTCGATTTCGATGTCGCCCTTCTCCGTCTGCAGCAACACCCGCACCGACTTGGGGGCTTGAGGCTTGCCGCCCTTCTTCGGCGCGGCGAGCGCGGCGGCGGGAAGGGTGAGCAACACGGCGAGACAGGCGGAGGCAAACGTCTTCATGGGCGGCACCAGGGCAGGAGGACGGGCCCGCGTACGATGCCCGCCGGAGGAGGCGAAGGGCCAGGAAATCCCCCTCCCCGCGTATCCTTCCCAGCAGTCCCGGCACGCCGCGGCTCATGCCGCACCCTTCATGAGCGGGATTGTTTATCTCGTGACCTGAAGCTCTTTAGAGTGGGTGGCATGTCCGAAGAAACGACCTTCGTCTCCCGCGTCCCCTACGAGCACACGCACCCGACGGTGCTGGCCGTCTACTGCTCCGACGGACGCTTCACGGATGCCGTCGAGGACCTCGCGCAGCACCTGGGGCACGAGCGCATCGACACGCTGACGATTCCCGGAGGCCCCGGCCTGCTCAACCGCTGGGTGGCGGACTACCTGGAGAGCGATGTCGTCACCCGCGCCGCGCGCTTCCTCATCGAGGGCCACCACATCACCGAGGTGCTGCTGTTGGCCCACGCGGGCTGCGGCTACTACGGGGCCCGGCACGGCAGCATGGGCCCGGACTTCATCGCGGAGCAGCAGCTCACGGACCTGCGCCACGCCGCCGAGGAACTGCAGAAGGCCTACCCCGGCATCCACGTGCGCCTCTACTTCACCCGCCCCCACGACACGCGCATCCACTTCGAGCCCGTGTCGCTGAAGGCGTAGCGGGCGCGCTAGAGCCGGCCGCCCGGCGGCGCGGCGGCGCGCTCCGCATGGCCGATGCGCGAGTGCTTGCGGCCATACCCGAAGTAGATGGCGAGGCCGATGGCCAGCCACACCACCAGGCGCAGCCACGTGTCCAGCCCCAGCCCCACCATCAGCGCCACGCAGATGAGGATGCCCAGCACCGGCACCACCGGGACGAACGGCGTGCGGAAGGGCCGGGGCAGCTCCGGGC contains these protein-coding regions:
- a CDS encoding ATP-binding protein, which produces MSSAPRSPLLPPAPERETAEAEEPGPAGEGPDVAPPAVLLVDDNPANLLALEVVLAPLQVRLHKAASGREALRHLMREDYAVILLDVQMEGLSGLETAALIKQRERSREVPIIFITAHTWTQQEVLAAYGSGAVDFLTKPFVPQVLCAKVAVFIELYRARQDIRRQAVLFQARERELLERSHQEHLHRIFMQQSSAAIAITRGPDFVFEFANPLYEKLIGRRVPLGSPLSEVAPEVLSQPTVMSALRRVLESGEPFVGTEFTVLLDRHGTGELEESFFNLTYQPTWDARGKVDGLITFSVDVTEQVRARHRAESLARDLKRNSEQLARWDQLFHHAGWGIASTDPETWRINAANPAFARMHGYDGPEQLLGVHVQEIVAPDSFASYRAELERTLEQGHHTYENVHVRRDGSRVPILVDGVALKDEHGHVTYRAASFQDLTERKESEDRFALLARAGEVLASSLDEGTVLQRLAELAVPRLADWCAVDMLTERGTVERRVVVHKDPEKVALAFEVARRWPIDVSAHGGIAEVLRTGEPLCLPEIPDEALPALARGEEHLALSRKLGLRSSLSVPLQARGRVLGAFSLTIESGPRRYGPRDLELARELARRASLCLDNALLFRESKEAQARTERLQGITAALSRAASEEEMAEVIIHEGLQSTQAQRGAFLQLRDGTLRWVRHFGYNDVLIATMKPRVLEQSAGLAAVVRDRVPLWCSTREEYMASVPEVDATAEELGEGARALLPLATEHRVLGLIALRWTESRAFRPQEKAFLVALTRQCAQALERAELYRAAQAAVRLRDEFLSVASHELKTPLTSLRLQHTLIQRAVEEGVADKVRVRMAAASRQVDRLASLVDSLLDVSRLSLGKLALELSEVDLSQVVRDAHERLEAVFAQAECEVHLSLGTEVRGQWDGSRLEQVVVNLLSNAAKYGAGRPVSIEVDLDEGQARLRVRDEGIGIAAETLPRLFGRFERGVSERNYGGLGLGLYISRQIVEAMGGTIDVRSELGQGALFTVRLPLGRRPGTA
- a CDS encoding M14 family zinc carboxypeptidase — protein: MTELLTRAEASKYTQTSRHSDVLAFVDELCRRTKLARRVDFGKSGEGQPLVSLIVSDRNCFTPELARKQKKVIVLVEANIHAGEVEGKEALLALARDLTLTKLGKKLLDRLCLVLVPNFNPDGNDRISPNNRKLNLKDLEGQVNPEGGVGMRYTGEGWNLNRDSMKQEAPETRALAAFHQTWWPHVFIDCHTTDGSIHACDLTFDTSHSNEPLFTELREFNRGMLERVAKAVKKGHDFDSYWYGNYKVEGDPKSGWHTYPALPRFGSHYRGLLGRIDVLLETYSYIDFPRRCAVARAWLLELLRDAAKHATAYRAITAAEEERIVARGESPDPQALVGINYGVATRDDQGALVFEYPAHAKPGDVAPVLAYDEASIAARRYPGKKKKTYRIPHHRTFIPTQAVSTPTAYLVPAELAARLEGHGIRFERLSEAKRFTVDSYRIARREETFSPDVAANVPPPGEAEVPLSQKPKPVRFETVLTVAPERGTREFPAGTLHVPTAQRTGTLAVYLLEPHSDDGLCRWQFLDGMLTTGELYPIHRVVESAAAPKKAE
- a CDS encoding D-2-hydroxyacid dehydrogenase family protein is translated as MNIAILDDYQGVALGLADWARLPAGSGLHVFERHLADPEALVAALQPFDVIVLMRERTPFPAALLERLPKLRLLVTTGGRNAAIDLEACRARGIPVCGTGNVGAPTAELAWGLILALVKRIPTEDRALRAGTWQTGLTEGLAGKRLGLLGLGKLGGQMARVGAAFGMEVVAWSQNLTDARAAEVGARRVEKQELFSTADVVSLHLVLGERTRGVVGATELGAMKRTAWFINTARAGLVDDAALLSVLGQQRIAGAGLDVFSVEPLPAGHPLLALSNVVLTPHLGYVTRENYAVFYRDALEDILAWHAGAPVRLLT
- a CDS encoding serine/threonine-protein kinase, with amino-acid sequence MRPSRSTPIAPKLLQEHLRQGAASREATLARFISRVAAACVLSTLGFGLLLGWRHATTLAAVVAGFAAYYAWVHRRLRKTEPSAALLWLNVAIENSLVGILFLVDIAFAGPDMALSSPNLVIASAAIMASALRSDARFPLFAAGLTAAELVLLYVFVAYPLLPTPIPLMLSPPMILLRAIYIVVVGWLAWLFAAQFRAMAEEALRAIRQQELLGRYFLHERLGAGGMAEVFRATYSPEGGIEKTVAVKRILPAYAEDPQFIALFRREAELGSLLQHPNIVQVLDVGRLDNTHFIAMEHVDGLSLRQLIKQYGPLPVAAVMYLGSELASALDYVHRRTSREGLPLNLVHRDINPPNVLLSRIGDVKLSDFGIARAVTHAPVTRLGHVRGKTDYMAPEQLSGEALDGRVDLFALGLTLHEALTGRRTLRGTEHVTRTALMEAVRSLPPPSKMRREVPPEVDAVVMALLQALPEDRPQRGSHVEDLLRALPAPVAPYPQGQTALAHAIRDVLARRPDDAPTPAMPLPVEDADAETQESDATAKTRPSRRHGT
- a CDS encoding HupE/UreJ family protein is translated as MALAGLGSGALHALSGPDHLLSLAPLSVGRRQGAWRVGLLWGIGHGLGTLAASAVLLLVLSTVHLQGVERWAERVAALALMGMGLWGLKRRALTGPSGAETRNVLTVGLVHGLTGAAALLLILPAAVSGSRADQVLYLGGFSVGSTVAMAGLTAGIASFSLKRRFSAAVSARVPKLASALSIVLGSAWMVGSL